ACCGTGGACCGCGCCCGGCTCTGGGAGGTTCCGGAGCCGCGCCCCCGCCTGGTCGGACCCGCTGTCTCGCTCGGCAGCGCCTCGCGGGTCGCCGCGTGGAGCGAGGGCATGGTCACCGTGAACCAGCCGACCGACCAGCTCCGACGCATGGTGGCGGCCCACCGCGAGGCGGGGGGCAAGGGACCGCTCGCCCTGCAGGTGCACCTGTCGTGGGCGCCGACCGAGTCCGAGGCGGAGCAGGTCGCGCACGAACAGTGGCGGAGCAACGTTTTCGGTGCGCCCGTGTCGTGGGACCTCGAGACTGCGGAGGCCTTCGACACCGTGTCGGCGGACGTGACGGTGGAGAAGGTCCGCTCGGTGGTCGACGTCTCCGCGGACCTCGGGTGGCATCGCGAGCGGCTCGCCGCGTACGCCGACCTGGGCTTCGACGAGATCTACCTGCACCACGTGGGCCAGTCGCAGGAGCGCTTCATCGACGCGTTCGGCGAGCACGTGATCCCCCAGCTGAAGGGAGCCTGACCATGGCACGGAGCGTGAGCACCGGTGACCTCTGGTGGAAGAACGCCGTCATCTACTGCGTCGACGTCGAGACCTACTTCGACTCCGACGGGGACGGGGTCGGCGACCTGGTCGGGCTGACCAAGCGCATCGACTACCTCGCCGAGCTCGGCGTGACCTGCCTGTGGCTCATGCCGTTCTACCCGACTCCTGACCGCGACGACGGCTACGACGTCACCGACCTCTTTGGAGTCGACAGCCGGCTGGGCACCCACGGCGACCTCGTCGAGCTCGTCCGGGCGGCGGACGACCGGGGAATCCGGGTGATCGCCGACCTCGTCGTCAACCACACCTCGGCGCAGCACCCGTGGTTCAAGGCGGCACGACGCAGCAAGGACAACCCGTACCGCGACTACTACGTGTGGCGCTCCGATCCCCCGCCGGACACCTCCGACAAGGTCGTCTTCCCCGACAAGGAGGACGGCATCTGGTCGTACGACGAACGCACCGGCGAGTGGTACCTGCACCACTTCTTCTCCCACCAGCCGGACCTGAACTTCGCCAACCCCGCCGTACGCGAGCACATCGCGAAGTCGCTCGGGTTCTGGCTGCAGCTCGGGCTGGCCGGCTTCCGCGTGGACGCCGTACCGTTCCTCATCGCCGACGTCGACACCGCTGCTGACGACGTACCCGGTGACCCCCACGCGTACCTGAAGGCGCTGCGGTCGTTCCTCGGCCGGCGTCGCGGCGACGCGATCCTGCTCGGTGAGGTCAACCTGCCGCACAAGGAGCAGCGCGCCTACTTCGGCGGCTCGGACGGCGACGAGCTCACGATGATGTTCGACTTCATCGGTATGGAGGCGCTCTACCTGTCGCTGGCTCGCGAGGACGCCCGGCCGCTGGCGAAGGCGCTCAAGGCGCGACCGAAGATCCATCCGGACTGCCAGTGGGCGACGTTCGTGCGCAACCACGACGAACTCACTCTCGACAAGCTCTCGGAGTCCGAGCGGCAGGAGGTCTTCGCGGCGTTCGGTCCCGAGCCCTCGATGCAGCTGTACGGTCGCGGCCTCAAGCGCCGGGTCCCGCCCATGATGGGGGGCGACCCTCGACGGGTGCGGATGATCTACAGCCTGCTGTTCAGCCTTCCCGGGACCCCGACGCTGTACTACGGCGAGGAGATCGGGATGGGCGAGGACCTCGAGGCCGAGGGTCGGATGGCGGTGCGAACCCCGATGCAGTGGGAGCCGACCCGCAACGGAGGGTTCTCGACGGCGCCGCCGCGTCGGCTGATCCAGCGGATGGTGCCCGACGGCTACGGGCCCGAGCACGTGAACGTGGCGGACCAGAAGCGCGATCCCGACTCGCTGTGGAACTTCATGCGTACGCTCGTCCAGACCTATCGCGAGTGCCCCGAGCTCGGCTGGGGCGAGTTCACGGTGCTCGCGCAGCCGCACAGGGAGGTGCTGGCCCACCGGTGCCACTGGGAGGGCAGCTCAGTCGTCGCCGTGCACAACCTGTCGGCGCAGCCGGCGAGCACCCAGCTGGCGATGGATCCGGGAGACCTCGCCGCCGACGAGCCGGTCTGGCTCGAGGACCTGATCGCCCATGAGGCGCTCGAGGTCGGGACGGACGGAACGGTCGAGCTCGCGCTCGACGGCTACGCGCACCGCTGGCTCCGGGTGCGGCAGGGCACCCCGTAGCGCCAGGCTGCCGCGCCGCTATGCCCTCCGCCGGCCTCTCATGACGACGAACGCAGCGACGGCGGCTATGGCGGCGATGACCAGGACGATCCCGCCGACGGTGAACAGCAGCTCGTCGCCTCCCGGTGCGAGCGGGCTGAGCTCGGTGGCACCGATACGGACGCCCTTCGACATCTTCTCAGCTCCTCCACGACGAGCACGCAGCCGCCCGGGACGCGCAGCCAGCGCTGAGCCTATGCGACGCGAGCCGTTTCCTGCAGTGGACGAGGTCCGTTCTCGCAACGGTGTCGGCTCGGAATCGGGGCTGGCGGCTTCCAGGTGTGCGATCCCGAGTGGACACCTAGCGTGAGACGACGGGTCACGGGACGAGCGGGCGTCGCCGTGACCGGACGACGGCAGGACGATCCGATGACACTCGAGACCACGGGCACAGCCCGCAACCGGTTCGGCGGTGCACCACCGACGACACTCCTCGGCATGGTGAGCGGGATACTCGCCCTCGTCGCGTCCTTCGCGCTGGTCCCGGAGAACGCTGCTTCCGGACAGACCTCGACGAGGCTCGGCCGCGAGCTCGTCACCAACGGGTCGTTCGAGGACGGACGCCGAGGATGGCGCGTCAAGCCCGACCGTCGGGCGCGGCTCAAGCTGGCCAACCCCACCGTTCGAAGCAAGAGGGCGGCCGTGCTCGTCGGGAAGCGGAGCGGACGAGTGACCCTGGACGACGTCGGGACCACCGTCGGCCGCGCGCAGGCAGGGACCTACCGCGCGTCGGTCCTGCTGAAGGGCTCCCGGAGGGTCAAGGGAACACTCGTGGTCCAGCACCGGATCACGACAGGGCGGCAGGTCACCACGCGCACCACTCGACGGGCCGTCGCCGTCAGACGCGGCTGGTCACGCGTCGCGGTCGACTTCTCTGTGAGAGCCGGCACCGCGCTCGACGTGCGAGTCGTCGCCCGGCGGATGAAGAAGGGGCGCACGTTGTCCGTCGACCAGGTCTCCCTGCGCCGACACCTGCCGCGGGCGGTCACTCCCCCGCCCACGACCAAGCCTCCGGTCCCCTCGCCGACGGTCCGCCCGACCCCGACAGCGAGCCCGACCACGGACGTACCCACGAAGACGCTCACGAACGGGTGCGCGTACTCCTCCCGCGGCATCCCGGCGTGCGGCACCTACGTCGGCCTGGCGGTGGGCTCGAACGACCTGCCGACAGACTTCGAGGAGTCGGCCGGTCAACCCCTCGGCGTGCACCGGACGTTCTGGCAGGGCAGCCAGGTCGACGGAGCGGTCGCGATGGCGACGAGGGACGTCGCCGACCGCAGCATCCCTTGGCTCAGCTTCAAGCTGCCCCACACCTGGCCCGAGATGGCCGCCGGCGCAGGTGACGCCTGGGCACGCGACCTCGCGACCCGGCTGGCGCGGCTGCAGGGACCGGTCTGGGTGGCTTTCCACCACGAACCGGAGAAAGACGGCGACATCCGCCAGTGGACCGCAATCCAGGAACGTTTCGGCCCGATCGTGCGCGCCGCCGGACCCAACATCGGGTACTCCGTGATCCTCACCGGGTTCCACCAGGTCTTCGGCGAGACCGAGACGTACGGCCTGGACAAGATCTGGCCGAGGACGACCGTCGACGTCGCCGGCTTCGACGTCTACAACCGCTACGGCGTCCCTGGATCCAGCACCACGTCACCCGCCGACCTGACCACCCAGTACTTCAAGCCCCTCGGTGGCTGGATGAAGGCTCGCAAGATCGCATGGGGCGTCGCCGAGACCGGCTACACCCACCAGACCGCCGTCGAGGATCCGCACTGGCTGCTCGACACGTACCACGGCCTGAGCATGAACGGCGGCATCGCCATGTCCTACTTCGACAGCCGACCTGCCAGCGCGACCGGCGACTGGCTGCTCACGGACCCGGTCCGCGGCCAGCAGTACCTCGACATCCTCCGCGGAAGCCCGCACATCCCGACCGCGCCGTGACCCGGCGGCCTCAGCCGTCCCCGAGCGGCGGCGCCCACGACGGCCTCGGGATCAGGCAGAACGGGTGACCGGCGGGATCCGCGTACACGTCTCCGCCCAGAGGAGCAGCACCGAGCCGTACGACCTCCGCCCCGACGGCGGCCACGTCGTCGACCATCACGTCGACGTGCATCTGCTGCGGGACCTGCGGCGCGGGCCAGGTCGACGGTGACAGCCCTGGCGCCCGCTGAAACGCCATCCCCGAGGTCTCCTGGTCGGCGGAGACGACGACGAAGTCACCGTCGTCGTAGGTGATCGGCTCGCCGAGCAACGCCGACCAGAACTCCGCACACGCGTGCGGGTCCGGGGCATCGACGACGAGATGGTGGCGTCGGCCCATCATCTGGGCAGCGTACGACCGTCGACCGGTCACCGGCAGCACGTAGGGACGGACGGACTTCTGGGTACTCCGGGTGCGAGGGAACGAACGTCGTTCTCGGAGAGGCCGCCGCGATGCACACCCTCGACGTCGCGCCCGGCGTGCACCGCCTCGCGCACGCCTCCACCGCCTGCTACCTCGTCGAGACCGACGACCACCTGCTCCTCGTCGATGCCGGTCTGCCCGCCTTCGCGTCCGACCTCGATCGCGTCCTCCGCATCATCGGGCGTACGACCGATGACGTGCGGCACGTCCTCCTGACGCACGGCCACTTCGACCATCTCGGGCTGGCACGACGGCTGGAGGAGTCCGGTGCACAGGTGTGGGTCCACCGCGGCGACCGACACATCGCGGAGCACCCGTACCGGTACGAGCCCGGCCGTCCACGCCTCGTGTACCCCTTCCGTCATCCCCGTTCGTTGCCGCACCTCGCCTCGATGGTGGGCGCCGGCGCGTTGTGGGTGCGGGGTGTGTCGGCGCCTCGGACGTACGACGAGGAGCTCCCGTTCGGCGATCTCGTGAAGGTCGTCCCCACCCCCGGCCACACGGACGGCCACGTCGCCATCCTGCTTCCCGACCGCGACGCGGTGGCGACCGGTGACGCGCTCGTGACTCTTGACCCGTACACCGGGCGGACCGGGCCTCGCATCGTCGCCCGCGCAGGCACGCACGACGCGGGCGGTGCGGTGCGATCCCTCGACGCGATCGCGGCGACCGGCGCTCGGACGGTGCTGCCCGGGCACGGTGGGGTGTGGCGAGAAGGTGCCGACGTCGCGGCGTCGAGGGCGCGCGAGCGGCCCGTCGCCTAGACCGCGCCGGGCGGTGCGCGCGCGGGGTCGGCTGCAGCGACGGGGCGTGTGGGCAGCAGTCGGGTGAAGTACAGCGCGAGGACGACGAAGAGGGCCAGGACGAGGAGACTGAGACGCAGACCGGCGACCCTCGCCTCGGTGTTCTCGTCGATCGCGGCCTGCGCCTGCGCCTCCGGCACGCCCGCCTCGGCGAGCGCGTCCTCGAGATCGACGTCGGACACGAACGGGATCCCGCCCGCGAGCTCCACACCGGCGGTGGACGCGACCTCGTCTGGGACCGCCGGGTTGTCCTCGATGCCGGCGAGGAAGGACACCGTCAGCGCTCCGATGAGCACGGAGCCCGCGAGCGCCGTGCCGAGGGAGGCACCGAGGTTGGTCGCGGTGTTCTGGAGGCCGCCGACCTCCGCGCTCTTCTCGTCGGGCAGGGCCGAGACCGTGACGGCGCCGAGCTGCGATGCCAACGCGCCCACACCCAGGCCTGCGAGCAGCAGAGGCACGGTGACGACCTCCGGTCCGGCGCCGGCCTCCAGCGCGAGGACGAGCGACACGATGCCGGCGAGGAGGGCACCGAGTCCATAGGCGACCACCCTGCGCGGGGATGCGTCCGGCCACAGCCGAGGCACGCCGACGGCGGCCGCGAGCAGCGTGACGGACAGCGGAAGGAGCCGGACGCCCGTCTCCACGGCGCTCAGCCCGAGCGCCACCGACAGGTACAGCGGGATGGTGAAGAACAGCCCCGCCTGCACCAGGAACTGGAAGAAGAACATCGTGAGGCCGCCGACGAGACGCTTATTGCGCAGCATCGTCATGTCGACCAGCGGCTCCCGCCCCGCAGCGGTCACGTGCTCCTCCCACGACACGAACACGCGGAGGACCACCAGGCCGCCGAGGATGCACCAGACCGTGGGCGACGTGCCGAGGATCGATGGGCCGCCGTCGGAGGGCCGGACCCAGCCCCACTCCCCCGACCGGAGCACGCCGAACACGACCAGCGCGAGCCCGGTCGCCGACAGCACGGCACCGATCCCGTCGAGCGACGTCGTGCCCGTGGGGCGTTCGTCGTGCATCCGACGAGCGAGCAGAAGGATCCCGACCACGACGACGACCTCGCCGGCGAAGACGAGGCGCCAGGTGAGATAGGTGGTGACTGCCCCGCCGATCAGCGGACCGGCGGCGACGGCGATCGCGCCGGCCGAGGCGACCAGCCCGTAGGCGCGCGGCCGCTGGTCCGGCACGAAGTTGGTCGCCACCAACGCCACGATCGCCGGCATGATCAACGCAGCGCCCAGCCCTTCGAGGAGCGACCAGCCGATGAGGAGCACGGTGAGGTTGGGGGCGAGGGCCGTCGTGAGCGAACCGGCCCCGTAGATCACGCACCCGATGGCGAACGCACGGCGGCGCCCGATCATGCTGCCGATCTTGCCGCCGGTGACCATCGTCGCCGCCATCACCAGCGTGTAGAGCGTGATGGCGGTCTGGATCCCGGTGACGGTCGTGCCGAGGTCGGCGGCGACCTGTGCGATCGACACGTTCATCACGGAGCTGTCGAGCGTCATCAGGAACTGGCCCGAGGCGAGCGTCAGGAGGACGACCCCGCTGGCGCCGGCCGCCCTCGCCTTCGTCATGCCCACAGTGTGGCGGCACCGCGGACGGCTCGCAGACCCCTTTCACGACGGAGGCCCTGCGACCGATGTGGTCGCAGGGCCTCCGTGTCGTCCGGGGTCCCCGGTCAGGGAGTCGGTGACGGCAGGTCGTCGAGGTCCGGGATGTCGGGTGTGTCGACGGAACCGAAGTCGTCGACCTTCCAGCCACCACCCTGCTTCTCCAGCTCGACCTCCTGGTCGACCGAGGTGCCCATCAGCTCGAGCGAGACGGTGACCGTCGCCTCGTCGCCGTCCTCCTTGGTGTCCTTGACGGTGAACTTCGCGTCGCGCAGCGACTTGAGCATGCCCGCGTCGCCGTCGTCGCCCTCGAGCGACTCCTTGCACTTGTCGGCACCCTCGCCGTTGCGGAAGTCGTCGGTCGTCACCTCGACGAGCGCGTCGCAGTCGCCGTCCTGGATCGCGTCGATGAACTGCTGGGTCGCGTCCTCGGGCGACGAGGCGCCGCCACCGCTGCCGTTGAACAGGAAGACGGCAGCGAGCACGATGGCCACGAGTGCGACGAGCGCTGCACCGATGATCGCGATCAGCTTGCCCGCGCCACCCTTCTTGCCGCCGTCGGGTGCGTTCGGCGGCAGGTACTGCGGCTGCTGCCCGTACTGCTGGCCGTACGGCGGCTGCTGGGCGTAGCCCTGCTGCGGCGGCTGCTGGCCGTACGGCGGCTGCTGGGCGTAGCCCTGCTGCGGCGGCTGCTGGCCGTACGGCGGCTGCTGGCCATAGCCCTGCTGCGGCGGCTGCTGGCCGTACGGGGGCTGCTGACCCTGCTGCGGCGGCTGCTGGGCATACGGCGGCTGCTGGCCGTAGGGCTGCTGCGGCGGCGGCTGCTGGGCGTACGGCGGCTGCTGAGGCTGCTGCGGCGGCTGGCCCTCGCGCGGCTGCGGGTCCTGCGGATCGTCGTTGGACGGCTGATCGGGCGTCTGATCGCTCACAGGCGTACGGTACGCGACCGGAGGCGCACGTGTCGCGCAGCCACGACGGACGTCACACGCGGTGTGGCGTCAGCGCGAACGCATGAGGGCCGGCAGGCCACCGACGGCAGCGACGCCCAGCGCCGAGCGGGGCTCGTAGCCGACGCGCCAGAGGCCCCCGTGCGCCGCGCCCTCGGCGAACAGCTCCTCCGGGTTGTCGCGGACCGGCGGCGTACGGTGCAGGTCGTGCACGAGGAGCGCGGCCATCAGCGCACGCGTGGTCGCCGGCTCGAAGATCTCGATGCCGAAGTACTTCGCACCGCCGTACGCGGCCGCGAGCACCCGGTTCTTGGTCACCGAGTGGGTCCATGTCGCCGGTGCCACGTTGAACGAGACCCGTTGGCCCTGGTCCTCGGCGAGGATGCCGCGCCACCGCTGGAGCCGCTTGGCCATCGCGTAGTTGGGCCCCTGCTGCGGGACGAGGATGTCGGCGACGCCGGTCCCGTCGGGCAGCACGGTCGCGTAGTTGGGGACGAACAGCCGGCCGCGACTCACGGCACGCAGCGGTGCCTGGACGAGGCGGACCGCGCCG
Above is a genomic segment from Mumia sp. Pv4-285 containing:
- a CDS encoding alpha-amylase family protein, with protein sequence MARSVSTGDLWWKNAVIYCVDVETYFDSDGDGVGDLVGLTKRIDYLAELGVTCLWLMPFYPTPDRDDGYDVTDLFGVDSRLGTHGDLVELVRAADDRGIRVIADLVVNHTSAQHPWFKAARRSKDNPYRDYYVWRSDPPPDTSDKVVFPDKEDGIWSYDERTGEWYLHHFFSHQPDLNFANPAVREHIAKSLGFWLQLGLAGFRVDAVPFLIADVDTAADDVPGDPHAYLKALRSFLGRRRGDAILLGEVNLPHKEQRAYFGGSDGDELTMMFDFIGMEALYLSLAREDARPLAKALKARPKIHPDCQWATFVRNHDELTLDKLSESERQEVFAAFGPEPSMQLYGRGLKRRVPPMMGGDPRRVRMIYSLLFSLPGTPTLYYGEEIGMGEDLEAEGRMAVRTPMQWEPTRNGGFSTAPPRRLIQRMVPDGYGPEHVNVADQKRDPDSLWNFMRTLVQTYRECPELGWGEFTVLAQPHREVLAHRCHWEGSSVVAVHNLSAQPASTQLAMDPGDLAADEPVWLEDLIAHEALEVGTDGTVELALDGYAHRWLRVRQGTP
- a CDS encoding VOC family protein, with amino-acid sequence MMGRRHHLVVDAPDPHACAEFWSALLGEPITYDDGDFVVVSADQETSGMAFQRAPGLSPSTWPAPQVPQQMHVDVMVDDVAAVGAEVVRLGAAPLGGDVYADPAGHPFCLIPRPSWAPPLGDG
- a CDS encoding TIGR03885 family FMN-dependent LLM class oxidoreductase; this encodes MTRYGFHASHEQIAPRQLLTDVQHAEQAGFEMAMCSDHFSPWSRRQGHSAFAWSWLGAALATTDLTFGAVNAPGQRYHPAVVAQAVATLGSMFPGRFWVALGSGEASNEHITGDGWPRKEVRTRRLEECVDVIRRLLDGEEVSHDGLVTVDRARLWEVPEPRPRLVGPAVSLGSASRVAAWSEGMVTVNQPTDQLRRMVAAHREAGGKGPLALQVHLSWAPTESEAEQVAHEQWRSNVFGAPVSWDLETAEAFDTVSADVTVEKVRSVVDVSADLGWHRERLAAYADLGFDEIYLHHVGQSQERFIDAFGEHVIPQLKGA
- a CDS encoding MFS transporter: MTKARAAGASGVVLLTLASGQFLMTLDSSVMNVSIAQVAADLGTTVTGIQTAITLYTLVMAATMVTGGKIGSMIGRRRAFAIGCVIYGAGSLTTALAPNLTVLLIGWSLLEGLGAALIMPAIVALVATNFVPDQRPRAYGLVASAGAIAVAAGPLIGGAVTTYLTWRLVFAGEVVVVVGILLLARRMHDERPTGTTSLDGIGAVLSATGLALVVFGVLRSGEWGWVRPSDGGPSILGTSPTVWCILGGLVVLRVFVSWEEHVTAAGREPLVDMTMLRNKRLVGGLTMFFFQFLVQAGLFFTIPLYLSVALGLSAVETGVRLLPLSVTLLAAAVGVPRLWPDASPRRVVAYGLGALLAGIVSLVLALEAGAGPEVVTVPLLLAGLGVGALASQLGAVTVSALPDEKSAEVGGLQNTATNLGASLGTALAGSVLIGALTVSFLAGIEDNPAVPDEVASTAGVELAGGIPFVSDVDLEDALAEAGVPEAQAQAAIDENTEARVAGLRLSLLVLALFVVLALYFTRLLPTRPVAAADPARAPPGAV
- a CDS encoding MBL fold metallo-hydrolase produces the protein MHTLDVAPGVHRLAHASTACYLVETDDHLLLVDAGLPAFASDLDRVLRIIGRTTDDVRHVLLTHGHFDHLGLARRLEESGAQVWVHRGDRHIAEHPYRYEPGRPRLVYPFRHPRSLPHLASMVGAGALWVRGVSAPRTYDEELPFGDLVKVVPTPGHTDGHVAILLPDRDAVATGDALVTLDPYTGRTGPRIVARAGTHDAGGAVRSLDAIAATGARTVLPGHGGVWREGADVAASRARERPVA